One genomic window of Malaciobacter molluscorum LMG 25693 includes the following:
- the opp1C gene encoding nickel/cobalt ABC transporter permease, whose product MNRLFFNKLLKDKVALLSIIIIFTIILAGIFAPYISPNNPYEINLENKLLSFSLQYPLGTDHLGRCIASRLIYGIRTTVFYALFAMFVTVILAIIFALIATFSTSMKNIILRTCDVLLSFPSELMMLAIVGLIGTGIENIIIAAIISKVAWYIRMIYTFCINHMNKNFIYYSEISNISKITILRKHLLPLILSDIAMLASLNVGTIILSISALSFLGLGVQAPTCEWGIMLNEAKELMSINPYMMLPAGIMILIVVASFNFLGDCIRDALDPTYHLKIKDEG is encoded by the coding sequence TTGAATAGACTATTTTTTAATAAACTTTTAAAGGACAAAGTTGCTCTTTTAAGTATAATAATTATCTTTACGATTATTTTAGCAGGAATATTTGCGCCTTATATTTCACCAAATAATCCTTATGAAATAAATCTTGAAAATAAACTTTTATCTTTTAGTTTACAATATCCTTTAGGAACAGATCATTTAGGAAGATGTATTGCATCAAGATTAATTTATGGAATTAGAACTACAGTTTTTTATGCACTTTTTGCAATGTTTGTAACTGTTATTTTGGCAATAATTTTTGCATTGATTGCAACTTTCTCAACTAGTATGAAAAATATAATTTTAAGAACTTGTGATGTCTTATTATCTTTTCCAAGTGAATTAATGATGTTAGCAATTGTTGGTTTAATTGGAACAGGTATAGAAAATATAATTATTGCTGCAATTATCTCAAAAGTTGCATGGTACATAAGAATGATATATACATTTTGTATAAATCATATGAATAAAAATTTTATTTATTACTCAGAAATATCAAATATATCTAAAATAACTATTTTACGAAAACATCTTCTTCCTTTAATATTAAGTGATATTGCAATGCTTGCAAGTTTAAATGTAGGAACAATTATATTAAGTATTTCTGCTTTATCTTTTTTAGGATTAGGAGTTCAAGCACCAACTTGTGAGTGGGGAATTATGTTAAATGAAGCAAAAGAGTTAATGAGTATAAACCCTTATATGATGTTACCTGCTGGAATAATGATATTAATTGTAGTTGCATCTTTTAACTTTTTAGGAGACTGCATAAGAGATGCACTTGATCCTACTTATCATCTAAAAATAAAGGATGAAGGATGA
- the opp1B gene encoding nickel/cobalt ABC transporter permease: MSNFILKRILLIIPLLLGVTIVCFILVNINQSDPAEVTLRVNNITVTKEAIEETRKDLGLDKPLINQYLSWISNLIKGNFGISYESKKPVLNELSEAFPITLYLSIFSLFLIVFFGFIIGVLCALFENTLFDKIVRGIIFTTTAIPNFWLALLLIYTFAYYYNIFPSNGFEGLNSLVLPSITLAITYISTFVRIIRNSIIQTKNSLFMTYAKARGVSKYTLLKHQIRNAIAPFIVALNMSIPRLLAGTVIIENIFALPGLGRVCVHAIFVRDYPIIQSYVLFMALLFIIFNLIADIWIIKRDPRLRHFN, encoded by the coding sequence ATGAGTAATTTTATATTAAAAAGAATACTTTTAATTATTCCTTTACTTTTAGGTGTAACAATAGTATGTTTTATACTTGTTAATATAAATCAAAGTGATCCTGCAGAAGTTACATTAAGAGTAAATAATATTACAGTTACAAAAGAGGCTATTGAAGAGACAAGAAAAGATTTAGGGTTAGATAAACCTTTGATAAATCAATACCTTTCTTGGATAAGCAACTTAATAAAAGGTAATTTTGGAATAAGTTATGAAAGCAAAAAACCTGTGTTAAATGAACTTAGTGAAGCTTTTCCTATAACTTTATATTTAAGTATCTTCTCACTTTTTTTAATTGTATTTTTTGGTTTTATTATTGGAGTTTTATGTGCGTTATTTGAAAATACTCTTTTTGATAAAATAGTAAGAGGCATAATTTTCACAACAACTGCAATTCCTAATTTTTGGCTTGCGTTACTTTTAATTTATACTTTTGCTTATTATTATAATATTTTTCCATCTAATGGATTTGAAGGATTAAATAGTTTAGTTTTACCCTCAATTACATTAGCAATTACATATATTTCAACTTTTGTAAGAATAATAAGAAATTCTATTATTCAAACTAAAAATTCTTTATTTATGACTTATGCAAAAGCAAGAGGAGTAAGTAAATATACTCTATTAAAACATCAAATCAGAAATGCAATTGCACCTTTTATAGTTGCTTTAAATATGTCTATTCCAAGACTACTGGCGGGAACAGTTATAATTGAAAATATATTTGCACTTCCTGGACTTGGAAGAGTTTGTGTTCATGCGATATTTGTAAGAGATTATCCTATTATCCAGTCATATGTTTTATTTATGGCATTGTTATTTATAATTTTTAATTTAATTGCAGATATTTGGATAATAAAAAGAGATCCAAGATTAAGGCATTTTAATTGA
- the nikA gene encoding nickel ABC transporter substrate-binding protein yields MKLLLKTIFICITTLLFVACQSQKENKIKNELIYASTKDIRDINPHLYGGEMAAQNMVFESLVINTKNGIKPNLAKSWKISNNGKTYTFKLREDVKFSDGLIFDANVVKSNFDAILKNRVRHAWLELINEIISTKVIDKFTFELNLKNAYYPTLTELAMTRPFRFISTKCFKNNQTKNGVKCYVGTGPWILKEHKKNDYALFVRNNNYWNNKTKIEKIKWRVIPNHQSILLSLQKGEIDLIFGADGDMINSDAFSMLEKSNKVKTKLSNPIASRAILINTKREITKDLEVRKALEHAVNKQAIIKGILNNKETIANTLFSKTTPYCNIDLPIKNFNVNLAKKILDKDGWIINKDTNIREKDGKQLILKLYYNANNAQEKTISEYIQSNLKDIGIDLKIIGEEKQSFLDRQQNGNFDLQYSLSWGVPYDPQSYISSWRALSHGDYQAQLGLNKKEWLDKTISDILIETNKEKRANLYKEIFSYIHKEDVYIPISYSRTKVVYNPILKDVGFNLSQYEIPFEKMYFEKSK; encoded by the coding sequence ATGAAACTATTACTTAAAACTATATTTATTTGTATAACAACACTACTATTTGTTGCTTGTCAATCACAAAAAGAGAATAAAATAAAAAATGAACTTATTTATGCAAGTACAAAAGATATAAGAGATATAAACCCTCATCTTTATGGTGGAGAAATGGCTGCACAGAATATGGTATTTGAATCTTTAGTAATAAATACAAAAAATGGAATAAAACCAAATCTTGCAAAAAGTTGGAAAATTTCTAATAATGGTAAAACATATACATTTAAATTAAGAGAAGATGTAAAATTTTCAGATGGTCTAATATTTGATGCAAATGTTGTAAAAAGTAATTTTGATGCAATACTAAAAAATAGAGTAAGACATGCTTGGCTTGAATTAATAAATGAGATTATAAGTACAAAAGTAATAGATAAATTTACATTTGAATTAAATCTTAAAAATGCATATTACCCTACTTTAACAGAATTGGCAATGACTAGACCATTTAGATTTATTTCAACAAAATGTTTTAAAAACAATCAAACAAAAAATGGTGTTAAGTGTTATGTTGGAACTGGTCCTTGGATTTTAAAAGAGCATAAAAAAAATGATTACGCATTATTTGTAAGAAATAATAATTACTGGAATAATAAAACAAAAATAGAAAAAATAAAATGGAGAGTTATTCCAAATCATCAATCTATTTTATTATCTTTACAAAAAGGTGAAATTGATTTAATCTTTGGTGCTGATGGAGATATGATAAATTCGGATGCTTTTAGTATGCTTGAAAAAAGTAATAAAGTAAAAACTAAACTTAGTAATCCTATTGCATCAAGAGCAATTTTGATAAATACAAAAAGAGAAATAACAAAAGATTTAGAAGTTAGAAAAGCACTAGAACATGCAGTAAATAAACAAGCTATTATAAAAGGTATTTTAAACAATAAAGAAACAATTGCAAATACACTTTTTTCAAAAACAACACCATATTGTAATATTGACTTACCAATAAAAAATTTCAATGTAAATTTGGCTAAAAAAATTCTAGATAAAGATGGTTGGATTATAAATAAAGATACTAATATTAGAGAAAAAGATGGCAAACAATTAATTTTAAAACTTTATTATAATGCAAATAATGCTCAAGAAAAAACAATAAGTGAATATATTCAAAGTAATTTAAAAGATATTGGTATAGATTTAAAAATAATTGGTGAAGAGAAACAATCATTTTTAGATAGACAACAAAATGGAAATTTTGATTTGCAATATTCACTTTCTTGGGGAGTTCCTTATGATCCACAATCATATATATCTTCTTGGAGAGCTCTTTCACATGGAGATTATCAAGCACAGTTAGGACTTAATAAAAAAGAGTGGTTAGATAAAACAATTAGTGATATTTTAATAGAAACAAATAAAGAAAAAAGAGCAAATTTATATAAAGAAATTTTCTCTTATATTCATAAAGAAGATGTATATATCCCTATTAGTTATTCAAGAACAAAAGTTGTATATAACCCTATATTAAAAGACGTAGGATTTAATCTTTCTCAATATGAAATTCCATTTGAAAAAATGTATTTTGAAAAGAGCAAATGA
- a CDS encoding diguanylate cyclase domain-containing protein: MFKNQLFVKILLIFTLPALGILYFSSLLVYEKIDTLSDISNIQKNIKYIKNVKNLLDSISKEREYSTIFYKNSDYEKKMMKQRVITDQTYEIYLNDIKNDYSFFNSSYINEKTDNFISLRKQIDNKKITPFEIVDKYSDINDNLLQSLHRIKPIKYALKFNVKFNHIVNILNANEQVNLEKLLITLFILENKISKDDYKKLIKIYMKEDIYTKHYLTKFNTKDLERYNEIVSLSLTKKIEDIKNNLNELISSKKLTLNSWWELSDKKIEQLQKFYNYINKNAITLAKQKQDDATTSQIISLTFLFVCFVTLISLLFVLRTIIFNQQKNFNKLTKQQSIYKVLSKLNKVILKIKSRKKLFQKLIKIITKDSYICLGMIYTVKQSHSKLFLINGNLKDEVSLVEQDNSLIKKAIVNKKNIIKNSNLLHYCNIKDEDIKKNNIKSMGIFPIYKFNKVVSLIVLYSKKQNFFDNEVIILFNKVLLDVEYALEKIDYEKNKAKQEQQLTIAAYAFESNEPMLITNNQAKVINVNQAFCNVMGYKREDIIGQNPSIFKSDEHSPEFYEIMWESIIKKGTWSGEIYNKKKNNELIPLKATITAIKDKDNNIKHYLSQYNDISEQKLKQQYLEYQATHDSLTTLPNRLLLLDRIEHVLSKVARYKTYAGIIFIDLDNFKTINDTMGHETGDILLKAVSKKLQETVRSEDTISRIGGDEFIVLADSLGLDKASARNNIQILASKIKGALNDIKTINGYKNISTPSIGITLFNDNTFNVKELIKQADNAMYMAKRAGKNTISFFE; the protein is encoded by the coding sequence TTGTTCAAAAATCAGCTTTTTGTTAAAATCTTACTTATTTTCACTCTACCTGCATTAGGAATATTATATTTTAGTTCATTACTTGTATATGAGAAAATAGATACATTAAGTGATATTTCTAATATTCAAAAAAATATAAAATATATTAAAAACGTAAAAAACTTACTTGATTCAATAAGTAAAGAGAGAGAATACTCTACTATTTTTTATAAAAATAGTGATTATGAAAAAAAGATGATGAAACAAAGAGTAATAACAGATCAAACTTATGAAATATATTTAAATGATATAAAAAATGACTATTCTTTTTTTAACTCTTCTTATATTAATGAAAAAACAGATAACTTTATTTCTCTTAGAAAACAAATTGATAATAAAAAAATAACACCTTTTGAAATAGTTGATAAGTATTCAGATATTAATGATAATTTACTTCAAAGTTTACATAGAATTAAACCAATTAAATATGCATTAAAGTTTAATGTTAAGTTTAATCATATTGTAAATATTTTAAATGCAAATGAACAAGTAAATTTAGAAAAACTTTTAATCACACTATTTATTCTTGAAAATAAAATATCAAAAGATGATTATAAAAAATTAATAAAAATATATATGAAAGAAGATATATATACTAAACATTATCTAACAAAATTTAATACAAAAGATTTAGAAAGATATAATGAAATTGTGAGTTTATCTTTAACTAAAAAAATCGAAGATATAAAAAATAATTTAAATGAATTAATAAGTTCTAAAAAACTTACTTTGAATTCTTGGTGGGAATTATCGGATAAAAAAATTGAACAATTACAAAAATTTTATAATTATATAAATAAAAATGCAATAACTTTAGCAAAACAAAAACAAGATGATGCAACTACATCTCAAATAATAAGTCTAACTTTTCTTTTTGTTTGTTTTGTAACTTTAATAAGTCTTTTATTTGTTTTGAGAACTATTATTTTTAATCAACAAAAGAATTTTAATAAATTAACAAAACAACAATCAATATATAAAGTATTAAGTAAGTTAAACAAAGTTATTTTAAAAATAAAAAGTAGAAAAAAATTATTCCAAAAACTTATTAAAATTATTACAAAAGATTCGTATATTTGTTTAGGAATGATATATACAGTAAAACAATCACATTCAAAATTATTTTTAATAAATGGAAATTTAAAAGATGAGGTTTCTTTAGTTGAACAAGATAATTCTTTGATAAAAAAAGCAATTGTAAATAAAAAAAATATAATAAAAAATTCTAATCTTTTGCATTATTGTAATATTAAAGATGAAGATATTAAAAAGAATAATATTAAATCTATGGGGATTTTTCCTATTTATAAATTTAATAAAGTTGTATCCTTGATTGTTTTATATTCAAAAAAACAAAACTTTTTTGATAATGAAGTAATCATTTTATTTAATAAAGTATTATTAGATGTGGAGTATGCATTAGAAAAAATAGATTATGAGAAAAATAAAGCAAAACAAGAACAACAACTAACAATTGCTGCATATGCTTTTGAATCAAATGAACCAATGCTTATTACAAATAATCAAGCAAAAGTAATAAATGTAAATCAAGCTTTTTGTAATGTTATGGGATATAAAAGAGAAGATATTATTGGTCAAAATCCAAGTATTTTTAAATCAGATGAGCATTCACCTGAATTTTATGAAATTATGTGGGAATCTATAATTAAAAAGGGAACTTGGTCAGGTGAAATATATAATAAAAAGAAAAATAATGAGTTGATTCCATTAAAAGCTACAATAACAGCGATAAAAGATAAAGATAATAATATAAAACACTATTTATCACAATATAACGATATAAGTGAACAAAAATTAAAACAACAATATTTAGAGTATCAAGCAACACATGATAGTTTAACAACTTTACCTAATAGATTATTGTTATTAGATAGAATAGAACATGTTTTAAGTAAAGTTGCAAGATATAAAACATATGCAGGAATTATCTTTATTGATCTTGATAATTTTAAAACAATTAATGATACGATGGGACATGAAACAGGAGATATTTTACTTAAAGCAGTTTCGAAAAAGCTTCAAGAAACTGTTAGAAGTGAAGATACGATTTCTAGAATTGGAGGAGATGAGTTTATTGTTTTAGCAGATTCTTTAGGCTTAGATAAAGCCAGTGCAAGAAATAATATACAAATTTTAGCTTCTAAAATAAAAGGTGCATTAAATGATATTAAGACAATAAATGGTTATAAAAATATTTCTACACCAAGTATAGGTATCACTTTATTTAATGATAATACTTTTAATGTAAAAGAACTTATAAAACAAGCAGATAATGCTATGTATATGGCAAAAAGAGCAGGTAAAAATACTATTTCTTTTTTTGAATAA